From the genome of Bacteroides sp. MSB163, one region includes:
- the cysC gene encoding adenylyl-sulfate kinase → MTDNNIYPIFDRMLSREDKEELLGQHSVMIWFTGLSGSGKSTIAIALERELHKRGLLCRILDGDNIRSGINNNLGFTEADRVENIRRIAEVSKLFIDSGIITIAAFISPNNDIREMAANIIGQEDFYEVYVSTPLTECERRDVKGLYAKARRGEIKNFTGISAPFEAPLHPALTLDTSKLSLEESVNQLLDLILPKIQIKK, encoded by the coding sequence ATGACAGACAATAATATATATCCGATTTTTGATAGGATGTTGTCGAGAGAGGATAAAGAAGAACTTCTCGGTCAGCATAGTGTGATGATATGGTTTACCGGATTGAGCGGTTCCGGTAAAAGTACGATAGCTATTGCTTTGGAGCGCGAATTGCATAAGCGAGGTTTGCTCTGCCGCATTCTGGACGGAGATAATATCCGTAGCGGCATCAATAATAATTTGGGCTTTACTGAAGCTGATCGCGTAGAAAATATCCGCCGTATTGCAGAAGTCTCCAAACTTTTTATTGATTCAGGCATTATAACTATTGCCGCTTTTATCAGTCCTAACAATGATATCCGTGAAATGGCGGCTAATATTATCGGGCAGGAGGACTTCTATGAAGTGTATGTAAGTACCCCTTTGACTGAGTGTGAGCGTAGGGATGTAAAGGGGCTGTACGCAAAGGCACGCCGGGGAGAGATTAAAAATTTTACGGGGATTTCCGCTCCGTTTGAAGCACCCCTTCATCCGGCATTGACGTTAGATACCTCAAAGCTCAGTCTGGAAGAATCAGTCAACCAACTGCTCGACCTCATTTTACCAAAAATACAGATTAAAAAGTGA
- a CDS encoding PCMD domain-containing protein, translating into MMQKKICMYGLLSAFLCCGTALAQQQHTVEMIPFGDMNQWVDRQIKESSIIGGAMKNVYAIGPTETIRENKAYKNMGGSPWATSNVMARVAGITKTNTSVFPEKRGDGYCARMDTRMESVKVLGIVDITVLAAGSMFLGEVHEPIKGTKNPQKMLNSGIPFTKKPIAVQFDYKVKMSDREKRIRATGFSRITDVDGKDFPEVNLFLQKRWEDKDGNIFAKRVGTMVVRYYNTTPDWRDNATYSIMYGDITGDPAYKPHMMRLQVEERYAINSKGESVPVKEVAWGTEEDAPTHLLLQFTSSHGGAYIGSPGNSLWIDNVKLVY; encoded by the coding sequence ATGATGCAGAAGAAAATTTGTATGTACGGTTTGCTATCCGCTTTTTTATGTTGCGGAACGGCACTTGCACAGCAACAACATACTGTGGAGATGATTCCATTTGGCGATATGAACCAGTGGGTAGACCGACAGATTAAAGAGTCGAGCATTATCGGTGGCGCCATGAAGAATGTGTATGCTATCGGACCGACTGAAACTATTCGTGAGAATAAGGCCTATAAGAATATGGGCGGTTCGCCGTGGGCAACTTCCAATGTGATGGCACGTGTGGCCGGCATTACTAAAACCAACACTTCTGTGTTTCCGGAGAAGCGTGGAGATGGTTATTGTGCCCGTATGGATACCCGTATGGAGAGTGTGAAAGTTTTGGGAATTGTTGATATCACAGTGCTTGCTGCCGGATCAATGTTTTTGGGGGAAGTGCATGAGCCAATTAAAGGGACTAAGAATCCGCAGAAAATGCTGAATTCCGGTATTCCTTTTACCAAGAAACCCATTGCTGTACAGTTTGATTATAAGGTGAAGATGTCTGACAGAGAGAAGCGTATCCGCGCTACCGGCTTTAGCCGTATTACGGATGTGGACGGTAAAGACTTTCCGGAGGTAAATCTTTTCTTGCAGAAACGTTGGGAAGATAAGGATGGTAATATATTTGCCAAACGTGTGGGAACTATGGTGGTGCGCTATTACAATACTACTCCCGATTGGCGTGATAATGCCACTTATTCAATCATGTACGGTGACATAACTGGTGATCCAGCTTATAAGCCACACATGATGCGTCTTCAGGTAGAGGAACGTTATGCTATAAATAGTAAAGGTGAAAGTGTTCCTGTGAAGGAGGTAGCGTGGGGAACGGAAGAAGACGCACCTACTCATTTATTATTGCAATTTACTTCCAGTCATGGAGGAGCCTATATCGGTTCTCCGGGTAATTCGCTTTGGATTGATAATGTGAAATTGGTATATTGA
- a CDS encoding SLC13 family permease has product MTFEIIFVLLALLGMVVALALDKMRPGMVLFSVVVLFLCAGILTPKEMLEGFSNKGMITVAMLFLVSEGIRQSGALGQVIKKLLPQGKTTVFKAQFRMLPTISFISAFLNNTPVVVIFAPIIKRWAESVKLPATKFLIPLSYVTILGGICTLIGTSTNLVVHGMILEAGYEGFTMFELGKVGIFIAIAGIIYLFLFSSKLLPDVRTDAVKQDDEPEEDVGLHRVEAVLGPRFPGINKKLGEFNFQRHYGAAVKEIKRSGQSITENLDNEVLREGDTLVVMADDSFVQTWGESSVFVLLANGKDNEPVPGKGKRWFALLLLILMITGATVGELPVVKEAFPNIKLDMFFFVSVTTIIMAWTKIFPARKYTKYISWDILITIACAFAISKAMVNSGVADVVASYIIGMTEHYGPQVLLAAVFIITNLFTELITNNAAAALAFPLALSISSQMGVSPMPFFVVICMAASASFSTPIGYQTNLIVQGIGNYKFTDFVRIGLPLNIIAFLISIFLIPLIWPF; this is encoded by the coding sequence ATGACATTTGAGATAATATTTGTGCTATTGGCACTTTTGGGCATGGTGGTGGCATTGGCATTGGATAAAATGCGTCCCGGCATGGTGCTATTTTCCGTTGTAGTTTTGTTCTTATGTGCCGGCATCCTGACACCCAAAGAGATGCTGGAAGGTTTTAGTAATAAAGGAATGATTACCGTAGCTATGCTATTTTTGGTCAGTGAGGGTATTCGTCAGTCCGGGGCATTAGGACAGGTTATCAAAAAGTTGCTTCCTCAGGGCAAGACGACTGTGTTTAAAGCCCAATTTCGTATGCTTCCCACTATCTCCTTTATTTCTGCTTTTCTTAATAATACCCCTGTTGTTGTAATATTTGCTCCGATAATCAAGCGTTGGGCAGAGTCGGTAAAATTACCTGCTACCAAGTTTTTGATACCTCTTTCTTATGTGACTATTCTGGGGGGTATATGTACTCTTATCGGAACTTCTACTAACTTGGTAGTACACGGCATGATATTAGAAGCAGGTTATGAAGGATTTACTATGTTTGAATTAGGCAAAGTGGGTATTTTCATAGCTATAGCTGGAATTATTTATTTATTTCTATTTTCTTCTAAACTCTTGCCGGATGTTCGTACGGATGCTGTGAAGCAAGATGACGAACCGGAAGAAGATGTTGGTTTGCATCGGGTTGAGGCTGTACTTGGTCCTCGTTTTCCTGGTATTAACAAGAAGTTGGGAGAGTTTAATTTTCAGCGTCACTATGGAGCAGCTGTTAAGGAAATAAAGCGGAGCGGACAAAGTATTACTGAGAATCTGGATAATGAGGTTTTGCGTGAGGGTGATACATTAGTGGTGATGGCGGATGATTCTTTTGTTCAAACTTGGGGAGAGTCTTCCGTGTTCGTTTTGTTGGCCAATGGCAAAGATAACGAACCGGTTCCCGGAAAGGGGAAACGTTGGTTTGCCCTTTTATTACTGATATTGATGATTACCGGAGCTACGGTAGGCGAGCTGCCGGTTGTGAAGGAGGCATTCCCGAATATCAAGTTGGATATGTTTTTCTTTGTTTCTGTGACTACTATCATTATGGCATGGACTAAAATTTTTCCGGCCCGTAAGTACACTAAATACATTTCATGGGATATCCTGATAACAATTGCGTGTGCTTTTGCCATCAGTAAAGCAATGGTTAATTCCGGTGTGGCAGATGTAGTGGCAAGTTATATCATCGGTATGACTGAACATTACGGTCCTCAGGTGTTACTGGCAGCTGTATTTATCATTACGAACTTGTTTACCGAATTGATAACCAATAATGCCGCTGCTGCATTAGCTTTCCCATTGGCGCTCTCCATTTCTTCACAGATGGGTGTCAGCCCTATGCCTTTCTTTGTAGTGATCTGTATGGCTGCCTCTGCCAGTTTCTCTACACCTATCGGTTATCAGACAAATTTGATTGTGCAAGGTATTGGAAACTATAAGTTCACTGATTTTGTCCGTATCGGATTGCCGCTGAATATTATAGCTTTTTTGATATCCATATTCCTTATTCCATTAATTTGGCCCTTTTAA
- the cysD gene encoding sulfate adenylyltransferase subunit CysD has product MEEYKLSHLKELEAESIHIIREVAAEFENPVMLYSIGKDSSVMVRLAEKAFYPGKVPFPLMHIDSKWKFKEMIQFRDEYAKKHGWNLIVESNMEAFHAGVGPFTHGSKVHTDLMKTKALLSALDKYKFDAAFGGARRDEEKSRAKERIFSFRDKFHQWDPKNQRPELWDIYNARVHKGESIRVFPLSNWTELDIWQYIRLENIPIVPLYYAKERPCVEIDGNLIMADDDRLPEKYRDQIKMKMVRFRTLGCWPLTGAVESNADTIETIVEEMMTTTKSERTTRVIDFDQDASMEQKKREGYF; this is encoded by the coding sequence ATGGAAGAATATAAATTAAGCCATCTGAAAGAACTCGAAGCAGAGTCTATTCATATCATCCGTGAAGTGGCAGCGGAATTTGAAAATCCGGTGATGCTTTATAGTATTGGAAAAGACTCTTCGGTAATGGTTCGCCTTGCCGAAAAAGCCTTTTATCCGGGTAAAGTACCCTTCCCGTTGATGCATATCGATTCGAAGTGGAAATTTAAGGAAATGATTCAATTCCGCGATGAGTATGCCAAAAAGCATGGCTGGAATCTGATCGTAGAAAGTAATATGGAAGCTTTTCATGCAGGTGTAGGACCGTTTACTCATGGAAGTAAAGTACACACAGACTTGATGAAAACTAAGGCTCTTCTGAGTGCTTTGGATAAATATAAATTTGACGCAGCTTTTGGGGGTGCCCGTCGTGACGAAGAGAAATCACGTGCGAAAGAACGTATTTTTTCTTTTCGTGATAAGTTCCACCAATGGGACCCGAAGAACCAACGTCCGGAATTGTGGGATATCTACAATGCCCGTGTGCATAAGGGAGAAAGCATTCGTGTGTTCCCGTTGAGTAACTGGACGGAGCTGGATATCTGGCAATACATTCGTTTGGAAAATATTCCTATTGTTCCGTTGTATTATGCCAAGGAGCGTCCGTGCGTAGAAATTGATGGTAATTTGATTATGGCAGATGATGACCGCCTGCCTGAAAAATATCGTGATCAGATAAAGATGAAAATGGTACGTTTCCGTACGTTGGGCTGTTGGCCGTTGACCGGTGCGGTAGAGAGCAATGCGGATACGATTGAGACAATTGTAGAGGAGATGATGACTACCACCAAGAGTGAGCGTACCACCCGTGTAATCGACTTTGATCAGGATGCCAGTATGGAGCAGAAAAAGCGTGAGGGATACTTTTAA
- a CDS encoding sulfotransferase family protein, with translation MGLLEFNKLPINTLVGADWKTFNAITKGREIDAAYKGKYRLTKAVCRLLSTLAPLQNARYEKRLASQPLEHDPVFILGHWRSGTTFVHNVFSCDKHFGYNTTYQTVFPHLMMWGQPFFKKNMSWLMPDKRPTDNMELAVDLPQEEEFALANMMPYTYYNFWFLPKYQQEYADKYLLFDDITEKELKLFEEVFIKLIKISLWNTNGTQFLSKNPPHTGRVKELVKMFPNAKFIYLMRNPYTVFESTRSFFTNTIQPLKLQDISNDEIEKNILSIYAKLYHKYEADKSCIPAGNLVEVKFEDFEADAMGMTEQIYRDLSIPGFAEARNDIEKYVGGKKGYKKNKYKYDDRTVQLVQDNWNFALEQWKYEL, from the coding sequence ATGGGTTTACTGGAATTTAATAAACTCCCTATAAATACTTTGGTGGGAGCTGATTGGAAAACATTTAATGCTATTACGAAAGGACGGGAAATTGATGCGGCATACAAAGGCAAATACCGTTTGACTAAGGCGGTGTGTCGTCTGCTTTCTACACTGGCTCCTTTGCAGAACGCACGTTATGAGAAACGGTTGGCATCCCAGCCGTTAGAGCATGATCCGGTATTCATTCTTGGCCATTGGCGCAGCGGGACGACCTTTGTGCATAATGTCTTCTCATGTGACAAGCATTTTGGCTATAATACTACTTACCAAACTGTATTTCCGCATCTGATGATGTGGGGACAGCCTTTCTTCAAGAAGAACATGAGCTGGCTGATGCCTGATAAGCGTCCTACAGATAACATGGAACTTGCTGTAGATCTGCCACAGGAAGAAGAATTTGCACTTGCCAATATGATGCCTTATACCTATTATAACTTTTGGTTCCTCCCAAAGTATCAGCAGGAATATGCAGATAAATATTTGCTGTTCGATGATATAACGGAAAAGGAACTGAAGCTTTTTGAAGAAGTATTTATCAAGTTGATTAAGATATCATTGTGGAATACTAACGGAACACAGTTCTTGAGTAAGAATCCGCCCCATACGGGACGTGTGAAAGAGCTGGTCAAAATGTTCCCCAATGCTAAATTTATCTATCTGATGCGTAATCCTTATACGGTGTTCGAGAGTACCCGAAGTTTCTTCACGAATACAATCCAACCATTGAAGTTGCAGGACATCAGTAATGACGAAATTGAAAAGAATATTCTTTCTATTTATGCCAAACTGTATCATAAATACGAGGCTGATAAATCTTGTATTCCTGCCGGTAATCTGGTGGAAGTGAAGTTCGAAGATTTCGAAGCGGATGCTATGGGGATGACTGAGCAGATTTATCGTGACTTGTCTATTCCCGGATTTGCTGAAGCGCGCAATGATATAGAAAAGTATGTAGGTGGAAAGAAGGGATATAAGAAGAATAAATATAAATATGATGATCGCACCGTGCAATTGGTTCAGGATAATTGGAACTTTGCATTGGAGCAGTGGAAATATGAACTTTAA
- the cysN gene encoding sulfate adenylyltransferase subunit CysN, translating into MENNSKLNIKEFLDKDEQKDLLRFLTAGSVDDGKSTLIGRLLFDSKKLYEDQLDALERDSKRMGNAGDHIDYALLLDGLKAEREQGITIDVAYRYFSTNNRKFIIADTPGHEQYTRNMITGGSTANLAIILVDARTGVITQTRRHSFLVSLLGIKHVVLAVNKMDLVGFSEERFNEIVKEYKQFIAPLGIPDVTCIPLSALDGDNVVERSERTPWYYGISLLDFLETVHIDNDHNLSDFRFPVQYVLRPNLDFRGFCGKVASGIVRKGDEVIALPSGKKSRVKSIVTYDDELDYAFPPQSVTLTLEDEIDVSRGEMLVHPDNLPVVDRNFEAMLVWMDEEPMDLNKSFFIKQTTNLSRSRISNIKYKVDVNTMDQLSVDNGRLTPDDLPMQLNQIARVVLTTAKELFFDPYQENKATGAFILIDPITNNTSAVGMIIDRVEDKDIHFSEDLPVLNLPKLEIAPEHYEAIEKAVKDLKRQGIEVKIIK; encoded by the coding sequence ATGGAGAATAACTCTAAACTAAATATCAAGGAGTTTCTGGATAAAGACGAGCAGAAAGACTTACTCCGCTTTCTGACTGCCGGTTCGGTGGATGATGGAAAATCTACGCTGATCGGGCGTTTGTTGTTTGATAGCAAGAAATTGTATGAAGACCAGTTAGATGCATTGGAACGTGATAGTAAGCGTATGGGAAATGCCGGTGATCACATTGATTACGCATTGCTGCTGGATGGTCTGAAAGCAGAACGTGAACAAGGTATCACGATTGATGTGGCATATCGATATTTCTCTACTAATAATCGTAAATTCATCATTGCTGATACTCCGGGACACGAGCAATATACGCGTAATATGATTACCGGCGGTTCAACGGCTAATCTGGCTATCATTCTTGTAGATGCCCGTACCGGTGTCATTACACAGACGCGTCGTCATTCTTTTCTGGTGTCTTTGTTGGGCATTAAGCATGTGGTGCTGGCTGTTAATAAAATGGACTTGGTAGGCTTCTCTGAGGAGCGCTTTAATGAAATCGTTAAAGAGTATAAACAGTTTATTGCACCATTGGGTATTCCTGATGTGACTTGTATTCCGCTCTCCGCTTTGGATGGCGATAATGTAGTGGAGAGGTCTGAACGCACTCCATGGTACTATGGCATTTCTTTGCTCGATTTCTTGGAGACTGTCCATATTGATAACGATCATAACCTGTCGGACTTCCGTTTTCCGGTACAGTACGTATTGCGCCCTAATCTTGATTTCCGTGGTTTTTGCGGTAAAGTTGCATCAGGGATCGTACGTAAAGGGGATGAAGTGATAGCGTTACCTTCAGGTAAAAAATCACGTGTTAAGAGCATTGTTACGTATGACGATGAACTGGATTACGCTTTTCCGCCTCAATCCGTGACTTTAACGCTGGAAGATGAGATTGACGTATCAAGAGGAGAAATGTTGGTACATCCTGATAATTTGCCGGTTGTAGATCGTAATTTTGAGGCCATGCTGGTGTGGATGGATGAAGAACCGATGGATCTCAATAAATCCTTCTTCATCAAGCAGACTACTAATTTGAGCCGTTCACGTATCAGTAATATTAAATATAAAGTTGATGTTAATACGATGGATCAGTTGTCCGTTGATAATGGACGATTGACGCCTGATGATCTGCCTATGCAGTTAAATCAGATAGCCCGTGTTGTTCTTACTACTGCCAAAGAATTATTCTTTGATCCTTATCAAGAAAATAAGGCAACAGGTGCATTCATTCTGATTGATCCGATTACCAATAATACCAGTGCTGTCGGTATGATTATCGATAGGGTAGAGGATAAGGATATACATTTTTCTGAAGATCTTCCGGTTTTGAACTTACCGAAGTTAGAAATAGCTCCCGAACACTATGAAGCTATAGAAAAAGCGGTGAAAGATCTGAAGCGCCAAGGTATTGAAGTGAAAATAATCAAATAA
- a CDS encoding YjbH domain-containing protein → MKFKLLLIVWFAFFPFMLSAQLTYGTTGLLHAPSAEMQRDKTFMIGGNFMNKELTPPTWYYHTYNYYLNITFFPWLEVAYTCTLFKAEALGLKPYGYSGFTNQDRYFSVRLRALKEGQFWKYMPAVVLGTSDPFTSSGGGVISSTEGNGYYSRFYIAATKHLPIGKEEIGIHLSYLYNKRKEYKLNGIAAGITYSPSFHPQLRAIAEYDSKDFALGITYLLFNHVHMQIEMQNMKYFSGGLTYKVYLK, encoded by the coding sequence ATGAAATTCAAACTGTTGCTTATCGTTTGGTTTGCTTTTTTTCCTTTCATGCTTTCTGCGCAATTGACATACGGCACAACCGGATTGTTACATGCCCCTTCTGCGGAAATGCAACGTGACAAGACTTTCATGATTGGCGGAAACTTCATGAATAAAGAGTTGACACCTCCCACTTGGTACTATCACACCTATAATTATTATTTAAATATAACCTTTTTTCCCTGGCTGGAAGTAGCATATACATGTACGCTTTTCAAAGCTGAAGCACTGGGATTAAAGCCGTATGGTTATTCAGGATTTACCAATCAAGACAGATATTTTTCTGTCCGGCTACGGGCTTTGAAAGAAGGACAATTTTGGAAATACATGCCTGCTGTGGTTTTAGGTACCTCCGATCCTTTCACTTCTTCCGGTGGTGGTGTAATAAGTTCAACAGAAGGAAACGGATACTATAGCCGATTCTATATTGCCGCAACCAAGCATCTACCAATAGGAAAAGAAGAAATCGGAATACATCTTTCTTATTTATATAATAAGCGAAAGGAATATAAATTAAACGGAATAGCGGCCGGTATCACTTACTCCCCGTCTTTCCACCCACAATTGAGAGCCATTGCGGAATATGATTCTAAAGATTTTGCCTTAGGCATCACTTACCTGCTATTCAACCATGTGCACATGCAGATAGAAATGCAAAATATGAAATATTTCAGCGGTGGATTAACCTACAAAGTCTATCTGAAATAG
- a CDS encoding OmpA family protein, translating to MKYRFLILSLLLAGANTATVDAQEKQKASDNIFIGGGVGAMTVFNDGLNSPTLNINVQVGKYLTPTWGIRGVASAAWQSLEKQNTGYSNYCKKFGEINLDAMLNLNSLFGNKNVNRAVDVYLFGGPTMNIATAVDGVVVYNGGGDIDLTPGTTTDITLTPESYFNSHGVKARFGATVGLGLGYNVSNKLAITLEGRFGVTPSIFGNGSDCRKAESTGRLNIGAIYTFGGKKFVSNAAVDQDAINREVNKYRSELAQAQADLANAKNALANAKPVTKEVVKEIEVAGPRAIFFKIGSARIDDYGMVNIQLAAKILKANPDKKYKVAGYADKATGSASWNQKLSEKRAQAVYDALIKEGVSKDQLELVGFGGTANMFGKNYLNRVVILE from the coding sequence GGCGCAAATACAGCCACTGTTGATGCACAAGAGAAGCAGAAAGCAAGCGATAATATATTTATCGGTGGCGGTGTGGGGGCAATGACGGTCTTCAATGACGGTCTTAACTCACCTACTCTCAACATCAACGTTCAGGTTGGTAAATATCTGACTCCGACTTGGGGTATCCGTGGTGTGGCAAGTGCTGCATGGCAAAGTCTGGAGAAACAAAATACCGGCTATAGTAACTATTGCAAAAAGTTTGGAGAAATCAATCTGGATGCAATGCTGAACCTGAACAGCCTCTTTGGTAACAAGAACGTAAATCGTGCAGTGGATGTATACTTGTTTGGTGGTCCTACCATGAACATCGCTACGGCAGTAGATGGTGTAGTTGTTTATAATGGTGGTGGAGATATTGATTTAACTCCTGGAACTACAACAGATATTACGTTAACTCCCGAATCATATTTCAATTCACATGGCGTTAAAGCTCGCTTTGGCGCAACTGTCGGATTGGGATTGGGATATAACGTATCTAATAAGCTGGCAATCACATTAGAAGGTCGTTTCGGTGTAACTCCCTCCATCTTCGGTAATGGAAGCGATTGTCGTAAAGCAGAATCCACCGGTCGTTTAAATATCGGTGCTATCTACACATTTGGTGGTAAGAAATTTGTTTCTAATGCAGCTGTTGATCAAGATGCTATCAACCGAGAAGTAAATAAATACAGAAGCGAACTGGCACAGGCTCAGGCTGACTTGGCTAACGCTAAGAACGCTTTGGCTAACGCTAAGCCTGTAACTAAGGAAGTAGTGAAAGAAATTGAAGTTGCCGGTCCTCGTGCCATCTTCTTCAAGATTGGTAGCGCTCGTATCGATGATTACGGTATGGTTAACATCCAGTTGGCTGCTAAGATTCTGAAGGCTAACCCGGATAAGAAGTATAAAGTCGCCGGTTATGCTGACAAGGCTACGGGTAGCGCTTCCTGGAACCAGAAGTTGTCTGAAAAACGTGCTCAGGCTGTTTACGATGCATTGATCAAAGAAGGTGTAAGCAAAGATCAGCTTGAACTCGTTGGATTCGGTGGTACTGCAAACATGTTCGGTAAGAACTATTTGAACCGTGTAGTAATTTTGGAATAA